The Actinomadura graeca nucleotide sequence CCGGGACGGGCGAACAGCGTCCGCGAGGCGGTGGTGAAGTCGCTGTAGCGGGTGCCGACGCCGAGGACCACGTCGGCCTCGCGGGCGAGGGCGTTCGCGGCGGACGTCCCGGTCGCGCCGATCGCGCCCGCCGACGCGGGGTGGTCCCACGGGAGGGAGCCCTTGCCCGCCTGGGTCTCGGCCACCGGGAACCCGGTCTCCCTGGCGAACGCGTCCAGCTCCGCGGCCGCGCCGGAGTAGACGACGCCGCCACCGGCGACGACCAGGGGCCGCCGCGCGGCCCGCAGCAGCGCCGCCGCCTCGTCCAGCACGGCGGGCTCGGGCACCGGGCGGGGGATCCGCCAGGTGCGCCCGGCGAACAGCTCCGGCGGCCAGTCGTGCGCCTCGGCCTGGACGTCCTGCGGCAGCGCGAGCGTGACCGCGCCGGTCTCCGCCGGGTCGGTCAGCACCCGCATCGCCGCCAGGAGCGCGGCGGGGAGCTGCTCGGGACGGTTGATCCGGTCCCAGTACTTCGAGACGGGCCTGAGGCAGTCGTTCACCGACACGTCGTAGGAGCGGGCGTCCTCCAGCTCCTGGAGCACCGGGTTGGCGACGCGGGTGGCGAAGACGTCGCCGGGCAGCAGCAGCACCGGGATCCGGTTGATCGTCGCGAGCGCCGCGCCGGTCACCATGTTGGTGGCGCCCGGCCCGATCGACGTCGTGCACGCGTACGCGCGCAGCCGGTCGTGCGTCCGCGCGTATCCCACGGCGGCGTGCACCATGGCCTGCTCGTTGCGCGCGGCGCGGAAGGGCAGCGCGCCGTCCTGCTGGAGCAGCGCCTGCCCGAGCCCCGCCACGTTCCCGTGGCCGAAGATGCCGAAGCAGCCGGCGAAGAACCGGCGCCGCTCGCCGTCGCGCTCGGTCCACTGGTTCGCCAGGAAGCGGACGACCGCCTGCCCGACGGTGAGCCGCTCGGTCGCCGTCATCGTCCGCCCTCCCGGTGGTCGCGGGGTCCGGCGGCCGAGGTCATCGGCAGCCGCGGGTCGGCCGGCAGCCCCGGCCAGGTGCCGCGGATCCAGGCGTGCGCGGGGTCGTCGCAGATCCGCCAGGCGCGCTCGCCCGGTCCGGCCATCACGTTCAGGTAGTACAGGTCGTAGCCGGGCACGGCCATGGACGGGCCGTGCCAGCCGTGCGGGATCAGCACCGTGTCGCCGGTCCGGACCTCCTCCAGCACGTCGGTGGTGCCGTAGACCCGCTGGTAGCCGATGCCGGGGCCGCCGTCCGGCGCGTCCGCGACCTCGAAGTAGTAGATCTCCTCCAGGACCGACTCCTCCGGCGTCTGCTCGTCGTGCTTGTGCGGCGGGTAGGACGACCAGTTCCCGCCCGGCGTCAGCACCTCGCAGGCGATCAGCCGGTCCGCCTCGAACGCGCCGGGCGTGCAGAAGTTGTTGACCTGCCGGGCCATGCCCCCCGCGCCGCGCAGTTCCACGGGCACCCGCTCGGCGGGGCCGTAGCGGGGCGGCAGCCGCCGCTCGCAGCGGGCGGAGGGCAGCGCGAACCGGCCGCCCTCCCGGGAGGAGACCCGCACCGCCGCGTCGCGGGGCACGTAGGCGAAGTCGGTCACCCGGGAGAACACGTCGCGGCGGCCGGTGAGCTCGAACGTCACGGTGCCGCCCGCCGGGGCGGCGACCGTCACGGCGCACGCCCCGGCCAGCGGCAGCACGAGCGTCTCGGCGTCGCCGGTCTCCAGCGCGGCCTCCTCCCCCGGCCCGAGCGCGAGGACGCGCAGCCCCGAGTACGCCCACCCGGCGCTCGCGGGGGTCACCGTGCACACCGCGGTCCCGCCGTCCACGGCCGGTCCCCCGCTCACAGCAGGCCCGCCGCGGCGTCGACGGCCCCCGCGACGTCGCCGCCGGGCGGGTAGAGCAGGGAGCGGCCCACGACCAGGCCGCGGACGGTCGGCAGCGCCAGCGCGGCCTTCCAGCCGGCCAGCGCGGCGTCCGGGTCGGCGGGGACCTCCCCGCCGAGCAGCAGGGCGGGCAGCGTCGAAGCGGCCATGACCTCCTCCATCCGGTCCACCACCGGGACCTTCAACCAGGTGTGCGCGGACGTGGCGCCGAGCCCCGAGGCGATCGACACCGCGTGGACCATCGCCTCGGGCGTCAGCAGGTTGCGCAGGCGACCGCCGCCCTCCCGGGACGACATGAACGGCTCGACCAGCGCCATCAGCCCGTGCGCGGCGAGGTCGGTCACCGCGTGCGCGCACGCCTCCAGCGTCCGCGCGGTCGCCGGGTCGGCGAGGTCGACGCGCAGCAGCATCTTGCCGCCGTCCAGCCGGGCGCGTGCGAGGGCGGGCGCGGTGTAGGCGGTGAACCTGTCGTCGGCTTCGAACGCGGCGCCGGCGAGGCCGCCGCGGTTCATCGAGCCGATGACGACCTTGCCCTCCAGCGCGCCGAGCAGCAGCAGGTCCTCGATCACGTCCGGGGTGCCGAGCACGCCGTCGACGCCGGGCCGGGCGAGCGCGACGCACATCCGCTCCAGCAGGTCCGCGCGGTCGCCCAGGGCCAGCGGATCGCCCCCGGCGCGCAGCGCGCCCCGGGCCGGGTGGTCGGCCGCGATGATCATCAGGCGGGCGGGCGGCGCCGCGGACCGGACGCGCCGGGCGGCGGCCTCCGCGATGGCCGCCGGCCGCACCGCCCTGATCTCGGCGATCTCCGCGAGCCGCCCGGCGAACGTCCCCGTGCTCACCGTCCGGCCTCCTCGCGGCCGGCCAGGAGGTGCCCGACCTCGTCCTCGGTGGGCATGGCGTCGGCGCAGGCCAGGCGGGAGGCGACCAGCGCGCCGGCGGCGCCGGCGAACCGGACGGTGCGCTCCAGGTCCCAGCCCTCCAGAAGCCCGTGGCAGACGGCGCCGCCGAAGGCGTCGCCCGCGCCGAGCCCGTTGAGGACCCGCACGGGCGTGGGCGGGACCTCGACGACGCCCTCGGCGGACGCGGCGAGGGTCCCGCGGGGGCCCTGCTTGACGATGGCGACGGACACGCCGCGGTCCAGCAGCGCGCGGGCGGCGTCGCGGGGCCCTCGGGTGCCCACGGCGATCTCGCATTCGTCGAGGTTGCCGACGGCCACGGTGGCGTGCTCCAGCGCGCGGCCGACGCGGGCCCGGGCCTCCCCGGGCGACGCCCAGAACATCGGCCGCCAGTCGAGGTCGAGGACGGTCGTGCCCGGGTGCGCGGCGAGCGCGGCGAGCGTCGAGCCGT carries:
- the iolD gene encoding 3D-(3,5/4)-trihydroxycyclohexane-1,2-dione acylhydrolase (decyclizing) translates to MTATERLTVGQAVVRFLANQWTERDGERRRFFAGCFGIFGHGNVAGLGQALLQQDGALPFRAARNEQAMVHAAVGYARTHDRLRAYACTTSIGPGATNMVTGAALATINRIPVLLLPGDVFATRVANPVLQELEDARSYDVSVNDCLRPVSKYWDRINRPEQLPAALLAAMRVLTDPAETGAVTLALPQDVQAEAHDWPPELFAGRTWRIPRPVPEPAVLDEAAALLRAARRPLVVAGGGVVYSGAAAELDAFARETGFPVAETQAGKGSLPWDHPASAGAIGATGTSAANALAREADVVLGVGTRYSDFTTASRTLFARPGVRFVNLNVAGPDAAKHAGLPLTADARAGLAALRGALAGHTVDESYRAEAAALTARWNAAVDRSREPSGGGLPSQPEIIGIVNETAGPRDVVVCAAGSMPGDLHRLWRTRDPKGYHVEYGYSCMGYEIAGGLGVKLAAPDREVFVLVGDGSYLMMAQELVTAVADGVKLVVVLVQNHGFASIGALSESVGAQGFGTRFRLPGDLAANAASLGADVLRATTAAGFRAALAKARDASRTTVVHVETDTSVAVPDGGAWWDVPVAEVSTLDSTVRARAAYEEGKAGQRPLV
- the iolB gene encoding 5-deoxy-glucuronate isomerase, with amino-acid sequence MDGGTAVCTVTPASAGWAYSGLRVLALGPGEEAALETGDAETLVLPLAGACAVTVAAPAGGTVTFELTGRRDVFSRVTDFAYVPRDAAVRVSSREGGRFALPSARCERRLPPRYGPAERVPVELRGAGGMARQVNNFCTPGAFEADRLIACEVLTPGGNWSSYPPHKHDEQTPEESVLEEIYYFEVADAPDGGPGIGYQRVYGTTDVLEEVRTGDTVLIPHGWHGPSMAVPGYDLYYLNVMAGPGERAWRICDDPAHAWIRGTWPGLPADPRLPMTSAAGPRDHREGGR
- a CDS encoding Cgl0159 family (beta/alpha)8-fold protein produces the protein MSTGTFAGRLAEIAEIRAVRPAAIAEAAARRVRSAAPPARLMIIAADHPARGALRAGGDPLALGDRADLLERMCVALARPGVDGVLGTPDVIEDLLLLGALEGKVVIGSMNRGGLAGAAFEADDRFTAYTAPALARARLDGGKMLLRVDLADPATARTLEACAHAVTDLAAHGLMALVEPFMSSREGGGRLRNLLTPEAMVHAVSIASGLGATSAHTWLKVPVVDRMEEVMAASTLPALLLGGEVPADPDAALAGWKAALALPTVRGLVVGRSLLYPPGGDVAGAVDAAAGLL
- the iolC gene encoding 5-dehydro-2-deoxygluconokinase, which gives rise to MTHDLITMGRVSVDVYPLQTGVPLEKVESFGKYLGGSPTNVAVAAARLGHRAAVITRTGEDPFGRFVHQALTGYGVDDRFVTAVPGLPTPLAFCEIFPPDHFPLYFYRHPKAPDLEIHEHELDLDAIRAARIFWATVTGLSEEPSHGSTLAALAAHPGTTVLDLDWRPMFWASPGEARARVGRALEHATVAVGNLDECEIAVGTRGPRDAARALLDRGVSVAIVKQGPRGTLAASAEGVVEVPPTPVRVLNGLGAGDAFGGAVCHGLLEGWDLERTVRFAGAAGALVASRLACADAMPTEDEVGHLLAGREEAGR